ACATGTTGACATGTTTAGGTGTGAAATgtggtaaaataaatgaataggtgCTTGTTttaggtttgaaatttttcaaaacaaatgttGGGAcagtagctctttctgcccacgggtcctgtgcCTATGCTTTATTCAAACCACCTTTTttcaccaaacaaaacaaaacaaacaaaaacaataaatggcTGGGCAAAAAGTTTAGGCTGAAAACAAAATACCAACCCTAAGTCTTTCCTGGCCCAAAGGCCTCTGGAAACAATGACCACTCCGCATCTTTCCCTAGCCTAGTCTTTGCGGAGTGAGCAGAACCTTCTGCAAATGGCTGAGTGTCCGTTTGCCAGGCACTATACTAGACACCAGGGTCACAAAGATCAAGGAGACTCACACCTCCTTAAGGAGCTGAAGGTTTATTGGAGAAGATAGATATAATATGACACAAACAATTACTACAACGCAATGTAGTGTGTGGCAAAAGAGGTACATTTCCATCATGGTacagaatttcttaaaatatggttCACAGATCACTGGTATTTGTCATCTGGGTTGGAGAAGGTGTCATgccttaaaatgcagattcctgggccttgTATCAAGCCTTTGCAATCAGATGCTCTGGGCTGAATCTACAGGTTGACCAAGAAAGCGATGCTGATGCACACTGAAGGCAGGCTAATAGGCACATCAAAGAGAATGAttacactttttttgtttttttggaaaggATTACCAAAGAGGTTTGGACTACCTTGAAAGAGTAGAAACTCACCAAGTGGCCAAGGGTAAGCCATTAACACCAGGCTTGTAGTTCTGCAGTTTCCTTCCTATTTTTCATGTTAAACTCAACAAGTGATAGCACCTGCTTTCTGTAAGATGAATCAAATGAGTTttcaggtttggttttgttttgttttactttttggcAGTCAAATTTAACACTAAGTTAGCTGacatcatttctctttcttcaggtATGCAGAAACACACCGAGTATATGCTATTGTGTTAGTGTCTGCATACACCTCCGACTTGGGGGATGAAAATGAGCGGGCCAGTGGTAAGTTTGAAGGCAGAAACCAATACAGAAAAGCCTTTCCTCTAGTCACAAGGATGCTTGTTCAGTTTAAACAGCACtgacttggggcatctgggtggctcagtgggttaaagcctctgccttcggctcaggtcatgatcccagggtcctgctcagcagggagcctgctttctctctctctctctctctctgcctgcctctctgcctacttgtgatctgtcaaataaataaataaaatcttaaaaaaaaaattaaacagcacTGACTTTTGGATAGACTAAAAAAACCTCTAGTAGCATTTGAGAAACATTTACTGCCCTTCTTTAGATGCAAATTAGGCCCTTTGAGAGGTGATAGACCACTTCCTAATACATTGAACCCTGATTTTATCTGAGCCATGTACTCCCCCTTCCCAAGTGACTATGGTATGGAGCTCTACAGATTTGAAAACTAAAGGATTTCTAACTTGCACGTAGGCACTTAATCTTTGTGTCTCTGCTATGGTCTTTGCTATATATTTTACAGTGGCTAGAATGGAAATTATCCATGGGTGGTAATaggttatatatgtatgtttgtttgttttttcccatagGATACTTCAACCGTCCCTGGCAGTGGGAGAAGATCAAAGCCAACTGCCCTCACATCGTACAGTTTGGCTCCACTGATGATCCTTTCCTTCCCTGGAAGGAACAACAGGAAGTGGCTGATAGGCTGGAAGCCAAATTGTACAAATTCACTGACCGTGGCCACTTTCAGAATGTGGAGTTTCATGAACTGATTAGTGTGGTAAAGTCTATGCTGGTTTCAGCATAGACAGGATGGTTTCTGCTATTTTGCATTCCAGTATACGGACAGAGCAATTATCAGGTTATTAATAGATAAAAATCATCTGTGACCAGATGATTAGTGGACACATAAATCAAATTAAGTTCTAAAAAAACCACAAGTTCAATGTTCAAAATAAGTTAGAAACAGCATTTCCATTTTCCATAGGATCTGTATCTCACAAACTGCTATGAACTGAAGCAGTGTTTTTCCCATTTGATTTGGGACATAAGGACAGTTTATCTACCTTTATCTGTCCAAAGTGAATAAGCAGAAGTGGAATCCAGGTTTCCTGATTCCCAGTCCAGATTAAAAGGAACTACTTCTGTGTATGTTGTAGGAGTGGTACTCCTCTTTGGAATGAACCTTTTGTTATTTTGGGAGGAAAGAAAACCTGACTAAAGGTCCAGAGTGCTGGCTTAGAGCTCAAACCACTAGCTATTTTGGGCTGGCCCAGGACATTAAACCCAGACCAGGGCCTCCCATCTTTATGACACCCTGCCCCGGTCCTTCATGCTGAGGAAGAATGACCCATATGTAACTAAGAGTCGGGTCTGCCAGGTCAGACAGTGACCATAAGCCCAACCTGGACATACACATGAGCACAGCCAATCAGATCTGTGTTAGACTAGAGTGGTGGTGATTAGGGCAACATGGGGAACTCATGCCTTGTCTACATTGTTGCCatgtgggaagggggaagggtattgccaattttctgatttttcaaagaaaaaattcaatgcagtggtttttatatttagggactatatatatgtttgtatacacAGTTCTTATGTATATGAGTTACATTCAGTACACGTACATATGGATGATGTAATTTGGCAGTGACAGCATCAATAAAAAATTTACAGACACTGCAAGACACACAAAGTCCAAGTCACCCATTTGTGACCTCTGCCATTGGGAATGACTTAGCCAGGTGCTTTAAATGATTCTTTGTGAAGCATAAGAAATGAACATAATGTCAAAGGATGCAATCATGGGAATAATTTGGATTTTGTTACaaaatcttaactattttttaaaagaatctttccATACCTCAAATTTTGTTCTGTAAAGAATTCTACCTTTTAACTTCCATGGTCCTTTGGCTCTCATTTAAGCCTTattccatgatttctttttttttttctgatcatattccctcaaaaaaaaaagctttttatttcccaacattttttggctattatgatcCCTAAGTCTTGCCTCAAACAACTTCCAGTGACTTCATACTTGATGTTGCACAACCTGATGTTTGCTGCAAAGATGTGAATTCCCTGTTTATGTCTAAAGGAGATTCAAAGCCATCATTTTAACCTGAATTTGGTTTCTAAAtgtgatcaaagaaaaaaaagactctcaTCATTTAATGGCAATTATCTTTGGGGAATGGGAATTTTAGATATGGTGTGGTGGAGTCTCCTTTTTATTTACCTGGGTATTTGAGTTTATTATAgtgaacatgtattacttttataattaaaaaaattaagaattaaaacaaCTCATTTGACGTGTTAGTGAAAAGCAAATTCAATAAACTAattgaataataattttcttaaagaggTTGTTTAGCAATAATTTGATCAAGCCTATAACCAAAATCTGATTCTATTTGGATTATTTGGAATTAGTCATTGCTTTACTTACTCTCAGTCTTGTTTTCTGAAGTCCTTTGTCAAAAAATTaccaactggggcacctgggtggctcaatgggttaaagcctctgccttcggctcgggtcgtgatcccagggtcctgggattgaaccccgcatcaggctctctgctcagcagggagcctgtttccccctctgtctctgcctgcctctctgcctacttgccatctctgtcaaataaataaataaaatcttaaaaaaaaaagagaagccatATAAAAATTACAGACTTATacaaataagttaataatatTATGTTGTCCTCCTCTTCCACAGAAAGGCAACAAATCTATACAATTGAGAAATAAGTAATTGTGATATTCTTCATTCCTATAATTAATGTAGACCTAGTTGTgttatccaatatggtagccaatAACCACAGGGagctaaaagattaaaaattcagttcttcattcACACTTGAAATTTATACATTTCAAGTTTTAACAGCCACAGGTGACTAGTGGCTGCTTTGCTGAATAATAGATATGGAATAATGTCATCCTTAAAAAAAGTTTGTGGGACAGCAGTAGTCTAGgacatgtatttttattcttcctaccCACCATGTAATAATAATGGTTCAAAGTAAAAGTCACTCAACTTGAAATTGTTTGACTCATTTACTCAGTTGATCGCCATAAAAATCATGGCTGGATAAAATTTACTCTTCACCAAATTAAGCTCAGAGGAGTTTTATAGAAGAATCCCACATA
The window above is part of the Lutra lutra chromosome 9, mLutLut1.2, whole genome shotgun sequence genome. Proteins encoded here:
- the RBBP9 gene encoding serine hydrolase RBBP9 isoform X2, whose protein sequence is MAPPSKAVIVPGNGGGDVATHGWYGWVKKGLEQIPGFQCLAKNMPDPITARESIWLPFMEVELHCDEKTIIIGHSSGAIAAMRYAETHRVYAIVLVSAYTSDLGDENERASGYFNRPWQWEKIKANCPHIVQFGSTDDPFLPWKEQQEVADRLEAKLYKFTDRGHFQNVEFHELISVVKSMLVSA
- the RBBP9 gene encoding serine hydrolase RBBP9 isoform X1, with translation MPRCRLLSGFSLGTPGTTGSATGRNRTLCAHGSPKQGSYCSRERRRRCGHPRLVRLGEEGAGAVTARESIWLPFMEVELHCDEKTIIIGHSSGAIAAMRYAETHRVYAIVLVSAYTSDLGDENERASGYFNRPWQWEKIKANCPHIVQFGSTDDPFLPWKEQQEVADRLEAKLYKFTDRGHFQNVEFHELISVVKSMLVSA